The window CACATGTTTCATATAGATCAAAGAACATAACAGCCCAATTATTTAATAAAGGACACGTGTCCTCTCTAGATGGAGTGAACTCCgccattatattatagatttatgagtttttatcgaaaataaaaacttttgatTACACACAATCTGTCTGCTTCTAGAGTTCTTTATAGTTTATGAACTGAAAccttacataaaaaaaaaaaattaatcttttaACTGTACATGAGTTTCGAGATCTTTATGGTTTAAAAATTGAACAATCTGTCTGCTAGCGACAGTTCAGCCGAAGTTGGGTTCAAAGCCCACTAGACACAtttctttagcaaaaaaaaaaacatgctgAGAGGGAGCGACAGAGATTCCAAGCTTACCATGACTGCATAATCTTTTAAGCGGCAGAAGTAATCTTTTAACTTTAACGTTTCATTGAGGAGTAAGAGTATTATAGATTTGATCATATATGGATGGTTTATCTAAAGTCAAAAGGGTGATTACACCGAGTTTAACATTTACATATAAAGCATTTTTTTTATGAGACTGATACATAAAGAAGATAATAAAAACCGACTCACTTCTTCATGAGGAGAATAACAGTATGAGCTGCAATGCTTCTGTTTTCTCCGAGGCTATCAACTTTCTCATGTGTTTTAGCTTTCAAGTTCACCACAGAAGGGTCTGCACCAAGAAGCTTGGACAGATTGGATCGGATAGTCTCCTTGTGTGGACTTATCTTTGGTCTCTGTAGAATCAGTGTGGCGTCTAGGTTTCCTATCTCGTACCCTGCCTCGTCCA of the Raphanus sativus cultivar WK10039 unplaced genomic scaffold, ASM80110v3 Scaffold0496, whole genome shotgun sequence genome contains:
- the LOC130502307 gene encoding 2-C-methyl-D-erythritol 2,4-cyclodiphosphate synthase, chloroplastic; this translates as DIGQIFPDSDPKWKGAASSVFIKEAVRLMDEAGYEIGNLDATLILQRPKISPHKETIRSNLSKLLGADPSVVNLKAKTHEKVDSLGENRSIAAHTVILLMKK